A region from the Flavobacterium enshiense genome encodes:
- a CDS encoding acyl carrier protein — protein MSDIASRVKAIIVDKLGVDENEVVTEASFTNDLGADSLDTVELIMEFEKEFDIQIPDDQAENIATVGQAISYIEEAKK, from the coding sequence ATGTCAGACATTGCATCAAGAGTAAAAGCGATTATCGTAGACAAATTAGGTGTTGACGAAAATGAAGTTGTAACTGAAGCTAGCTTCACAAACGACTTAGGAGCTGATTCATTAGACACTGTTGAGCTTATCATGGAGTTCGAAAAAGAATTTGATATTCAAATCCCAGACGATCAAGCTGAAAACATTGCTACTGTTGGTCAAGCTATTTCTTACATCGAAGAAGCTAAAAAATAA
- the fabF gene encoding beta-ketoacyl-ACP synthase II, producing MALKRVVVTGLGALTPIGNSIEEYWDGLINGRSGAAPITYYDTEKHKTKFACEVKNFNIETYMDRKEARRLDKFAQYAIAASDEAIKDAGITGENVDKYRVGVIWGAGIGGLETFQEEVMYYAKGDGTPKFNPFFIPKMIADIAPAHISMRNGFMGPNYTTVSACASSANALIDAFNYIRLGMCDVIISGGSEAAVTIAGMGGFNSMHALSTRNESPETASRPFDATRDGFVLGEGAGALVLEEYEHAKARGAKIYCEIGGGGMSSDAYHLTAPHPEGIGVIAVMNNTLRDAGMKPEDVDHINTHGTSTPLGDVAELKAISAVFGDHAKNININSTKSMTGHLLGAAGAIEAIASILAMKHGIVPPTINHSVVDENIDPSLNLTLNKPQKRDVKVAMSNTFGFGGHNACVLFKKIEE from the coding sequence ATGGCATTAAAACGAGTTGTAGTAACAGGTTTAGGCGCTCTTACACCCATTGGAAATTCCATCGAAGAATACTGGGATGGATTGATTAATGGAAGAAGCGGCGCTGCCCCAATAACATATTACGATACCGAAAAACACAAGACAAAATTCGCATGTGAAGTAAAAAACTTCAACATCGAAACGTATATGGATCGTAAAGAAGCTCGTAGATTGGATAAATTTGCGCAATATGCCATTGCAGCCAGCGACGAGGCCATTAAAGATGCCGGAATTACTGGTGAAAATGTAGACAAATATCGCGTTGGCGTTATTTGGGGAGCCGGAATCGGAGGATTGGAAACTTTCCAGGAAGAGGTTATGTACTATGCTAAAGGCGACGGGACTCCTAAATTTAATCCATTCTTCATACCAAAAATGATTGCCGATATTGCCCCTGCGCACATTTCCATGCGTAACGGCTTTATGGGGCCTAACTATACTACTGTATCAGCATGTGCATCTTCTGCTAATGCATTAATTGACGCCTTCAACTACATCCGTTTGGGAATGTGCGACGTTATCATTTCCGGAGGATCTGAAGCAGCTGTAACCATTGCAGGAATGGGCGGATTCAATTCCATGCATGCTTTATCAACCCGAAACGAAAGTCCGGAAACCGCATCAAGACCATTCGATGCTACCCGTGACGGATTCGTATTAGGTGAAGGAGCAGGTGCATTGGTATTGGAAGAATACGAACACGCTAAAGCCCGTGGCGCAAAAATCTATTGCGAAATCGGCGGTGGCGGTATGTCATCCGATGCTTACCATTTGACAGCTCCGCATCCTGAAGGAATCGGTGTAATTGCTGTAATGAACAACACATTACGTGATGCAGGAATGAAACCGGAAGATGTTGATCATATCAATACGCACGGAACCTCTACTCCGCTTGGTGACGTTGCTGAATTAAAAGCAATCAGTGCTGTTTTTGGAGACCACGCTAAAAACATCAATATCAACTCGACAAAATCAATGACAGGTCACTTGCTTGGAGCAGCCGGAGCTATCGAAGCCATCGCTTCTATCTTAGCGATGAAACATGGTATTGTTCCGCCAACAATCAACCACTCTGTTGTAGACGAAAACATTGATCCAAGTTTAAATTTAACGCTAAATAAACCGCAAAAAAGAGACGTAAAAGTTGCTATGAGTAACACTTTCGGCTTTGGTGGTCACAACGCATGCGTTTTATTTAAAAAAATTGAAGAGTAA
- a CDS encoding ribonuclease HI, whose amino-acid sequence MKSYEVHIYTDGASKGNPGPAGYGVIMEMVGTPYKKEFYEGFRLSTNNRMELLAVIVGMEKLKKQGTTVLITSDSKYVVDSVQKGWVFGWEKKNFAGKKNPDLWMRFLKIYRKHQVDFRWIKGHSSHPQNERCDALAVMASQQEKLSVDFFYEKEEGQLL is encoded by the coding sequence TTGAAATCCTACGAAGTACATATTTATACCGATGGCGCGTCCAAGGGAAATCCAGGGCCTGCCGGTTACGGTGTGATCATGGAAATGGTAGGGACTCCTTATAAAAAAGAATTTTACGAAGGTTTCCGGTTGTCGACCAATAACAGGATGGAATTACTGGCTGTTATTGTGGGTATGGAAAAGTTAAAAAAGCAGGGGACGACCGTTTTAATAACCTCGGATTCTAAGTATGTTGTAGATTCAGTCCAGAAAGGTTGGGTTTTCGGTTGGGAGAAGAAAAATTTCGCAGGAAAGAAAAATCCTGATTTATGGATGCGTTTTCTTAAAATTTACCGCAAGCACCAGGTTGATTTCCGATGGATCAAAGGGCATAGCAGTCATCCTCAAAATGAGCGTTGCGATGCTTTGGCAGTTATGGCTTCACAACAGGAGAAGCTCTCAGTTGATTTTTTTTATGAAAAAGAAGAAGGTCAATTGCTTTGA
- a CDS encoding phosphoribosylglycinamide formyltransferase, with protein sequence MKKIVIFASGSGSNAENIILHFKNNQKADVVAVLTNNPKAKVIERAENHGVSAIVFDKTELADGLVSRKVNELQPDLIVLAGFLLMFPNEIIENYPDRVINIHPALLPKYGGKGMYGMKVHQTVLDNKDAETGITIHYVNEKYDEGAIIFQATTSIEGCTAPEEIAEKVHELEYKHFPEVIEKLLTH encoded by the coding sequence ATGAAAAAAATAGTGATTTTTGCTTCCGGTTCGGGTTCGAATGCCGAAAATATCATACTGCATTTCAAAAATAACCAGAAGGCTGATGTGGTTGCGGTATTAACGAACAATCCAAAGGCTAAAGTTATAGAGCGTGCTGAGAACCATGGTGTTTCTGCAATTGTTTTTGATAAAACAGAGTTGGCTGACGGGTTGGTTTCGCGAAAGGTCAACGAGTTGCAGCCGGATCTGATTGTGTTGGCAGGATTCCTTCTGATGTTTCCTAACGAGATTATCGAAAACTATCCGGATAGAGTCATCAATATCCACCCTGCCTTATTGCCAAAATATGGTGGAAAAGGGATGTACGGCATGAAAGTACATCAAACGGTTTTGGACAATAAGGATGCAGAAACCGGTATCACAATTCATTATGTCAATGAAAAATATGACGAGGGAGCTATAATTTTTCAGGCAACTACTTCAATTGAGGGTTGTACAGCGCCAGAAGAAATCGCCGAAAAAGTACATGAATTGGAGTACAAGCATTTCCCTGAAGTAATCGAAAAACTCCTGACTCATTAA
- a CDS encoding START domain-containing protein, whose amino-acid sequence MGFCVHSQKKTELALDKEGIKIYLTKFDTTAFREYKAVMTVHANIDTVAKQLIDVKSLQKWNYKNRHSELVKKVSDSSWIFYVVHHLGWPIQERDNVSRYTLIKKGNEQIITITPDNKLLKVKEGRVRLTNFKGFWYLKRIDAKQTLVIQQVYGDPGGMIPAFMVNAVVTKGPFDSFKALRRHVENLNKK is encoded by the coding sequence ATGGGTTTTTGTGTCCATTCACAGAAAAAAACGGAACTTGCCCTTGATAAAGAGGGTATAAAGATTTATTTGACCAAATTTGACACCACTGCTTTTAGGGAATACAAGGCTGTTATGACGGTTCATGCCAACATTGATACCGTTGCAAAACAGCTTATCGATGTGAAAAGTCTTCAGAAATGGAATTACAAAAACCGTCACAGTGAGCTTGTTAAAAAGGTTTCGGATTCCAGTTGGATATTTTATGTAGTGCATCATTTGGGGTGGCCAATACAGGAACGGGATAATGTTTCCCGGTATACTTTGATAAAAAAAGGGAATGAACAAATCATTACCATAACCCCTGATAATAAACTGTTAAAAGTAAAAGAAGGGCGTGTCCGATTAACTAATTTTAAGGGTTTTTGGTATTTAAAACGGATTGATGCCAAACAAACACTGGTGATTCAGCAGGTATATGGAGATCCGGGTGGGATGATTCCGGCCTTTATGGTTAATGCGGTGGTAACTAAAGGTCCGTTCGATTCTTTTAAGGCTCTTCGGCGACACGTTGAAAATCTTAACAAAAAATAG